The Helianthus annuus cultivar XRQ/B chromosome 16, HanXRQr2.0-SUNRISE, whole genome shotgun sequence genome includes a window with the following:
- the LOC110916068 gene encoding probable tRNA N6-adenosine threonylcarbamoyltransferase, mitochondrial, with protein MASLGLTLSCTISRLNLMSELSHNLPTIRVFKALSSRLTPQKPLHHHRLFKSSFSTLNCSKTLGSNLVFYDNLVVLGIETSCDDTAAAVVRGDGEILSQVVSSQADLLARYGGVAPKMAEEAHSQVIDQVVQDALDKANLAEADLSAVAVTIGPGLSLCLRVGVQKARKIAATYQLPIVGVHHMEAHALVARLCDRDLQFPFMALLISGGHNLLVLARDLGHYLQLGTTIDDAIGEAYDKSAKWLGLDLRRSGGPAIEELARQGDAQSVTFSVPMKQHKDCNFSYAGLKTQVKLAIESKNIDAGIPFSSASIEDQRLRADIAASFQRVAVLHLEERCERAIQWALEIEPSIKHLVVSGGVASNQYVRARLHEVVARNSLQLVCPPPSLCTDNGVMIAWTGIENFRLGRFDPPPPAIEPEDCQLDLRPRWPLGEEYERGRSIARSMRTARIHPSLTALTQASQCQKS; from the exons ATGGCGTCGTTGGGACTTACCCTTTCCTGTACAATTTCCCGCTTAAATCTCATGTCAGAATTATCACATAATCTCCCTACAATCAGAGTTTTCAAAGCATTATCCTCTAGATTAACACCACAAAAGCCGTTACATCATCACAGATTGTTCAAATCTTCATTCTCTACTCTTAATTGTTCGAAAACCCTAGGTTCGAATCTCGTTTTCTACGACAATTTGGTTGTTCTTGGAATCGAAACAAGCTGCGATGACACTGCCGCAGCTGTT GTCAGAGGTGATGGTGAAATCCTTAGCCAAGTTGTATCTTCTCAG GCAGATCTGCTTGCACGGTATGGAGGAGTAGCTCCTAAAATGGCAGAAGAAGCTCATTCTCAGGTGATTGATCAG GTAGTACAAGATGCACTTGATAAGGCTAACTTAGCAGAGGCAGATCTCTCTGCAGTTGCAGTTACTATTGGTCCTGGGCTAAGCCTGTGTCTAAGAG TTGGTGTGCAAAAAGCTCGGAAAATCGCTGCTACTTACCAGTTGCCTATTGTCGGTGTGCATCACATGGAAGCTCATGCTTTAGTAGCCAG GTTATGTGATAGAGATTTGCAGTTTCCTTTCATGGCTCTTCTTATATCAG GTGGACATAATCTTCTAGTTCTTGCACGTGATCTTGGCCATTACTTACAGCTCGGGACCACTATAGATGATGCAATTGGTGAGGCATATGACAAGTCAGCAAAGTGGCTCGGTCTTGATTTGAGGAGGAGTGGTGGGCCCGCTATAGAGGAGCTTGCTCGACAGGGTGATGCTCAATCTGTAACGTTTTCT GTTCCAATGAAACAACATAAAGATTGCAACTTCTCGTATGCTGGTCTAAAGACTCAAGTGAAGCTTGCAATCGAATCCAAAAATAT TGATGCTGGGATCCCCTTCTCTTCTGCAAGTATTGAAGATCAACGCCTACGAGCTGATATTGCTGCCTCATTTCAG AGGGTTGCGGTATTGCATCTAGAAGAGAGGTGTGAACGGGCTATTCAATGGGCATTAGAGATTGAGCCATCGATTAAACATTTG GTTGTTTCAGGGGGTGTTGCGTCGAATCAGTATGTGAGGGCCCGCCTTCACGAGGTTGTTGCTAGGAACTCCCTTCAACTCGTCTGCCCTCCTCCAAGTCTCTGTACCGACAATG GTGTAATGATTGCCTGGACCGGTATTGAGAATTTTCGGTTAGGAAGATTTGATCCTCCACCACCTGCCATCGAACCTGAGGATTGTCAG CTTGATTTGAGGCCGAGGTGGCCGTTGGGGGAGGAATACGAGAGAGGAAGAAGTATAGCTCGGTCAATGAGGACGGCTCGGATCCATCCATCTCTTACTGCACTTACCCAAGCTTCTCAGTgccaaaaatcataa